Below is a window of Moraxella nasibovis DNA.
CCTGACACTGGCAACCAAAGCGATTGCCAGTAGCTGATTAGCTTATTTGCCTCCGTTTGTTGTCTATCACGGTGGGCTCGATAGGATCTATGCTGTTAAATAATTTGGGTCAGTTTCATTGGCTGATGGGCGTATTATACCATAGGTTTAATTTATGTAAACCCATTTTAGCCCAAAATATAAACTTTGGGTTTAAATATTTTATAAACCATTGGTTTTATTGAAATTTTGGAAATAAAAAAAACCGCCCAATCAAAGGGCGGTGAATTTGGGGGGGTAAAAAAACGACCTTGTATTCACAAGATCGTCCAAGCAGTGCTTGTATTACAGGTCAATCAACATCGCACTAAAAAGCACCATGCTTCATAACCGTAGTCGTGCGCATCCAGAACTTTGCCAGATGACCCTCGCACTTTTCGAGTGCGACAACAGACCCATTTAAAGCCTTTTGGGGCGGGCTTATTCGCCACATTTTTTAAGTTCATAACCGAACTCCTATTACAAAAATGTAACCGAAGTTGATTTATGACCCAAAAACTTGATACAATATTGACTCTCACATCATGTTGTATAGTTTTTTGAGCGTGCCGCTCGGTTACTTAACAGCACCCAAGCCGATAGCTTAGCAATAAGTTATCGGCTTTTGCATTCTTTATACCTTAGTGCTGCGCACTGGTAGCTGATATTGTATTTTTTCATTATTTCATCAATAGATAGCCCAACACACCCATCTAGAGGTGCTAATAACTCAGCAGCAAACTGGTTGGCTTGCCATTCACTGTCTTCGTAAGGTTTGTGTGCTGATGGGTTGCTGCGATTCAGAGTGGTTGCGACACCTTTATGCATGAACAAATGGCCAAAATTCATGAGCTATAGTAAATCTTGCACGACTGTCATTATTATACAAGGCGTCAAATACATCTTGTCTAATGTACATTACCATATCATCCGGTGATACAGACGCTTCCACATCTTTCATGTAGCCTTTTTCCTTTGGTTCAAAAGAAAAATCATAGGCTGTGGCTT
It encodes the following:
- a CDS encoding ImmA/IrrE family metallo-endopeptidase, which codes for MNFGHLFMHKGVATTLNRSNPSAHKPYEDSEWQANQFAAELLAPLDGCVGLSIDEIMKKYNISYQCAALRYKECKSR